The Penaeus vannamei isolate JL-2024 chromosome 39, ASM4276789v1, whole genome shotgun sequence genome window below encodes:
- the LOC113813909 gene encoding cuticle protein 7-like has protein sequence MFLKLSVVLGLAAASLAAPSQPPYGYSPPPSYQSPAQYNFDWVVKDDYSANDYGHQESRDGYNTQGSYYVQLPDGRLQKVTYHVDGDSGYVAEVTYEGQAQYQAHQPSYHPTPSYRPTHSPSYHTTPSYHPTPSYRPTPSYRPRPHH, from the exons ATGTTTCTtaag TTGAGCGTCGTGTTGGGCCTGGCAGCTGCCTCTCTGGCCGCTCCGTCACAGCCTCCCTACgggtactctcctcctccctcttaccag TCTCCAGCCCAGTACAACTTCGACTGGGtcgtgaaggacgactactccgccAACGACTACGGCCAccaggagtcccgcgacggctacaacacCCAGgggtcctactacgtgcagcttcccgacggtcgcctgcagaaggtcacctaccacgtggacggcgactctggctacgtggccgaggtcaCGTACGAGGGACAGGCTCAGTACCAAGCCCACCAGCCTTCGTACCATCCTACCCCTTCATACCGTCCTACACATAGCCCTTCATACCACACCACCCCTTCATACCATCCTACACCTTCGTATAGACCTACCCCTTCTTACCGGCCAAGACCTCATCATTGA
- the LOC138859934 gene encoding pro-resilin-like, with translation MVITPAQYNFDWVVRDDYSANDYGHQESRDGYNTQGSYYVQLPDGRLQKVTYHVDGDSGYVAEVTYEGQAQYPAHQPSYHPTPSYRPTHSPSYHTTPSYHPTPSYRPTPSYRPRPHH, from the exons ATGGTAATA ACTCCAGCTCAGTACAACTTCGACTGGGTCGTGAGGGACGACTACTCCGCCAACGACTACGGCCAccaggagtcccgcgacggctacaacacCCAGgggtcctactacgtgcagcttcccgacggtcgcctgcagaaggtcacctaccacgtggacggcgactctggctacgtggccgaggtcaCCTACGAGGGACAGGCTCAGTACCCAGCCCACCAGCCTTCGTACCACCCTACCCCTTCATACCGTCCTACACATAGCCCCTCATACCACACCACCCCTTCATACCATCCTACACCTTCGTACAGACCTACCCCTTCTTACAGGCCAAGACCTCATCACTGA
- the LOC113829418 gene encoding cuticle protein 7-like isoform X2 → MLLTLSVVLGMAAASLAAPSQPPYGYSPPPSYQSPAQYNFDWVVKDDYSANDYGHQESRDGYNTQGSYYVQLPDGRLQKVTYHVDGDSGYVAEVTYEGQAQYQAHQPSYHPTPSYRPTHSPSYHTTPSYHPTPSYRPTPSYRPRPHH, encoded by the exons ATGCTTCTTACG TTGAGCGTCGTGTTGGGCATGGCAGCTGCCTCTCTGGCCGCTCCGTCACAGCCTCCCTACgggtactctcctcctccctcctaccag TCTCCAGCCCAGTACAACTTCGACTGGGtcgtgaaggacgactactccgccAACGACTACGGCCAccaggagtcccgcgacggctacaacacCCAGgggtcctactacgtgcagcttccCGACGGTCGCCTACAGAAGGTCACCTACCACGTGGACGGCGACTCTggctacgtggccgaggtcaCGTACGAGGGACAGGCACAGTACCAAGCTCACCAGCCTTCGTACCATCCTACACCTTCATACCGTCCTACACATAGCCCTTCATACCACACCACCCCTTCATACCACCCTACACCTTCGTACAGACCTACCCCTTCTTACAGGCCAAGACCTCATCACTGA
- the LOC113813906 gene encoding cuticle protein 7-like: MFLKLSVVLGLAAASLAAPSQPPYGYSPPPSYQSPAQYNFDWVVKDDYSANDYGHQESSDGYNTQGSYYVQLPDGRLQKVTYHVDGDSGYVAEVTYEGQAQYQAHQPSYHPTPSYRPTQSPSYHTTPSYHPTPSYRPTPSYRPRPHH; the protein is encoded by the exons ATGTTTCTtaag TTGAGCGTCGTGTTGGGCCTGGCAGCTGCCTCTCTGGCCGCTCCGTCACAGCCTCCCTACGggtactctcctcccccctcctaccag TCACCAGCTCAGTACAACTTCGACTGGGtcgtgaaggacgactactccgccAACGACTACGGCCACCAGGAGTCCAGCGACGGCTACAACACCCAGgggtcctactacgtgcagcttcccgacggtcgcctgcagaaggtcacctaccacgtggacggcgactctggctacgtggccgaggtcaCGTACGAGGGACAGGCTCAGTACCAAGCCCACCAGCCTTCGTACCATCCTACCCCTTCATACCGTCCTACACAAAGCCCTTCATACCACACCACCCCTTCATACCATCCTACACCTTCGTACAGACCTACCCCTTCTTACAGGCCAAGACCTCATCACTGA
- the LOC113829418 gene encoding cuticle protein 7-like isoform X1, with product MSLTEKEDLVTYELILFLVFQLSVVLGLAAASLAAPSQPPYGYSPPPSYQSPAQYNFDWVVKDDYSANDYGHQESRDGYNTQGSYYVQLPDGRLQKVTYHVDGDSGYVAEVTYEGQAQYQAHQPSYHPTPSYRPTHSPSYHTTPSYHPTPSYRPTPSYRPRPHH from the exons ATGTCATTGACAGAAAAGGAAGACCTGGTTACCTATGAATTAATTCTCTTTCTGGTGTTCCAGTTGAGCGTCGTGTTGGGCCTGGCAGCTGCCTCTCTGGCCGCTCCGTCACAGCCTCCCTACgggtactctcctcctccctcttaccag TCTCCAGCCCAGTACAACTTCGACTGGGtcgtgaaggacgactactccgccAACGACTACGGCCAccaggagtcccgcgacggctacaacacCCAGgggtcctactacgtgcagcttccCGACGGTCGCCTACAGAAGGTCACCTACCACGTGGACGGCGACTCTggctacgtggccgaggtcaCGTACGAGGGACAGGCACAGTACCAAGCTCACCAGCCTTCGTACCATCCTACACCTTCATACCGTCCTACACATAGCCCTTCATACCACACCACCCCTTCATACCACCCTACACCTTCGTACAGACCTACCCCTTCTTACAGGCCAAGACCTCATCACTGA
- the LOC113813898 gene encoding cuticle protein 7-like: MLLTLSVVLGLAAASLAAPSQPPYGYSPPPSYQSPAKYNFDWIVKDDYSANDYGHQEFRDGYNTQGSYYVQLPDGRLQKVTYHVDGDSGYVAEVTYEGQAQYQAHQPSYHPTPSYRPTHSPSYHTTPSYHPTPSYRPTPSYRPRPHH; encoded by the exons ATGCTTCTTACG TTGAGCGTCGTGTTGGGCCTGGCAGCTGCCTCTCTGGCCGCTCCGTCACAGCCTCCCTACGGgtactctcctccaccctcctaccaG TCTCCAGCCAAGTACAACTTCGACTGGAtcgtgaaggacgactactccgccAACGACTACGGCCACCAGGAGTTCCGCGACGGCTACAACACCCAGgggtcctactacgtgcagcttcccgacggtcgcctgcagaaggtcacctaccacgtggacggcgactctggctacgtggccgaggtcaCGTACGAGGGACAGGCTCAGTACCAAGCCCACCAGCCTTCGTACCATCCTACCCCTTCATACCGTCCTACACATAGCCCTTCATACCACACCACCCCTTCATACCATCCTACACCTTCGTACAGACCTACCCCTTCTTACAGGCCAAGACCTCATCACTGA
- the LOC113813905 gene encoding cuticle protein 7-like, which produces MFLKLSVVLGLAAASLAAPSQPPYGYSPPPSYQSPAQYNFDWVVKDDYSANDYGHQESRDGYNTQGSYYVQLPDGRLQKVTYHVDGDSGYVAEVTYEGQAQYQAHQPSYHPTPSYQPTPSYHTTPSYHPTPSYRPTPSYRPRPHH; this is translated from the exons ATGTTTCTtaag TTGAGCGTCGTGTTGGGCCTGGCAGCTGCCTCTCTGGCCGCTCCGTCACAGCCTCCCTACGggtactctcctcccccctcctaccag TCTCCAGCTCAGTACAACTTCGACTGGGtcgtgaaggacgactactccgccAACGACTACGGCCACCAGGAGTCCCGAGACGGCTACAACACCCAGgggtcctactacgtgcagcttcccgacggtcgcctgcagaaggtcacctaccACGTGGACGGCGACTCTGGCTATGTGGCTGAGGTCACGTACGAGGGACAGGCTCAGTACCAAGCCCACCAGCCTTCGTACCATCCTACGCCTTCATACCAGCCTACCCCTTCATACCACACCACCCCTTCATACCATCCTACACCTTCGTACAGACCTACCCCTTCTTACAGGCCAAGACCTCATCACTGA
- the LOC138859973 gene encoding cuticle protein 7-like isoform X2: MFLKLSVVLGLAAASLAAPSQPPYGYSPPPSYQSPAQYNFDWVVKDDYSANDYGHQESRDGYNTQGSYYVQLPDGRLQKVTYHVDGDSGYVAEVTYEGQAQYQAHQPSYHPTPSYRPTHSPSYHTTPSYHPTPSYHTTPSYHPTPLYRPTPSYRPRPNH; the protein is encoded by the exons ATGTTTCTtaag TTGAGCGTCGTGTTGGGCCTGGCAGCTGCCTCTCTGGCCGCTCCGTCACAGCCTCCCTACgggtactctcctcctccctcctaccag TCGCCAGCCCAGTACAACTTCGACTGGGtcgtgaaggacgactactccgccAACGACTATGGCCAtcaggagtcccgcgacggctacaacacCCAGgggtcctactacgtgcagcttcccgacggtcgcctgcagaaggtcacctaccacgtggacggcgactctggctacgtggctgaggtcacgTACGAGGGACAGGCTCAGTACCAAGCCCACCAACCTTCGTACCATCCTACCCCTTCATATCGTCCTACACATAGCCCTTCATACCACACCACCCCTTCATACCATCCTACCCCTTCATACCACACCACCCCTTCATACCATCCTACACCTTTGTATAGACCTACCCCTTCTTACCGGCCAAGACCTAATCATTGA
- the LOC113813907 gene encoding cuticle protein 7-like: MFLRLSVVLGLAAASLAAPSQPPYGYSPPPSYQTPAQYNFDWVVKDDYSANDYGHQESRDGYNTQGSYYVQLPDGRLQKVTYHVDGDSGYVAEVTYEGQAQYQAHQPSYHPTPSYRPTHSPSYHTTPSYHPTPSYRPTPAYRPRPHH, encoded by the exons ATGTTTCTTAGA TTGAGCGTCGTGTTGGGCCTGGCAGCTGCCTCTCTGGCCGCTCCGTCACAGCCTCCCTACgggtactctcctcctccctcctaccag ACACCAGCCCAGTACAACTTCGACTGGGtcgtgaaggacgactactccgccAACGACTACGGCCAccaggagtcccgcgacggctacaacacCCAGgggtcctactacgtgcagcttcccgacggtcgcctgcagaaggtcacctaccacgtggacggcgactctggctacgtggccgaggtcaCGTACGAGGGACAGGCTCAGTACCAAGCCCACCAGCCTTCGTACCATCCTACCCCTTCATACCGTCCTACACATAGCCCTTCATACCACACCACCCCTTCATACCATCCTACCCCTTCCTACCGTCCTACACCTGCTTACAGACCGAGACCTCATCACTAA
- the LOC138859974 gene encoding cuticle protein 7-like, with protein sequence MFLKLSVVLGLAAASLAAPSQPPYGYSPPPSYQSPAQYNFDWVVKDDYSANDYGHQESRDGYNTQGSYYVQLPDGRLQKVTYHVDGDSGYVAEVTYEGQAQYQAHQPSYHPTPAYKPTPSYHTTPSYHPTPSYRPTPSYRPRPHH encoded by the exons ATGTTTCTtaag TTGAGCGTCGTGTTGGGCCTGGCAGCTGCCTCTCTGGCCGCTCCGTCACAGCCTCCCTACgggtactctcctcctccctcttaccag TCTCCAGCCCAGTACAACTTCGACTGGGtcgtgaaggacgactactccgccAACGACTACGGCCAccaggagtcccgcgacggctacaacacCCAGgggtcctactacgtgcagcttcccgacggtcgcctgcagaaggtcacctaccacgtggacggcgactctggctacgtggccgaggtcaCGTACGAGGGACAGGCTCAGTACCAAGCCCACCAGCCTTCGTACCATCCTACACCTGCATACAAACCTACCCCTTCATACCACACCACCCCTTCATACCACCCTACACCTTCGTACAGACCTACTCCTTCTTACAGGCCAAGACCTCATCACTGA
- the LOC113813908 gene encoding cuticle protein 7-like, with product MLLTLSVVLGLAAASLAAPSQPPYGYSPPPSYQSPAQYNFDWVVKDDYSANDYGHQESRDGYNTQGSYYVQLPDGRLQKVTYHVDGDSGYVAEVTYEGQAQYQAHQPSYHPTPSYRPTHSPSYHTTPSYHPTPSYRPTPSYRPRPHH from the exons ATGCTTCTTACG TTGAGCGTCGTGTTGGGCCTGGCAGCTGCCTCTCTGGCCGCTCCGTCACAGCCTCCCTATGgatactctcctcctccctcttaccag TCTCCAGCTCAGTACAACTTCGACTGGGtcgtgaaggacgactactccgccAACGACTACGGCCAccaggagtcccgcgacggctacaacacCCAGgggtcctactacgtgcagcttcccgacggtcgcctgcagaaggtcacctaccacgtggacggcgactctggctacgtggccgaggtcaCGTACGAGGGACAGGCTCAGTACCAAGCCCACCAGCCTTCGTACCATCCTACACCTTCATACCGTCCTACACATAGCCCTTCATACCACACCACCCCTTCATACCATCCTACACCTTCGTACAGACCTACCCCTTCTTACAGGCCAAGACCTCATCACTGA
- the LOC138859973 gene encoding cuticle protein 7-like isoform X1 has protein sequence MQIIGHFVMSLTEKEDLVTYELILFLVFQLSVVLGLAAASLAAPSQPPYGYSPPPSYQSPAQYNFDWVVKDDYSANDYGHQESRDGYNTQGSYYVQLPDGRLQKVTYHVDGDSGYVAEVTYEGQAQYQAHQPSYHPTPSYRPTHSPSYHTTPSYHPTPSYHTTPSYHPTPLYRPTPSYRPRPNH, from the exons ATGCAAATCATTGGCCACTTCGTCATGTCATTGACAGAAAAGGAAGACCTGGTTACCTATGAATTAATTCTCTTTCTGGTGTTCCAGTTGAGCGTCGTGTTGGGCCTGGCAGCTGCCTCTCTGGCCGCTCCGTCACAGCCTCCCTACgggtactctcctcctccctcctaccag TCGCCAGCCCAGTACAACTTCGACTGGGtcgtgaaggacgactactccgccAACGACTATGGCCAtcaggagtcccgcgacggctacaacacCCAGgggtcctactacgtgcagcttcccgacggtcgcctgcagaaggtcacctaccacgtggacggcgactctggctacgtggctgaggtcacgTACGAGGGACAGGCTCAGTACCAAGCCCACCAACCTTCGTACCATCCTACCCCTTCATATCGTCCTACACATAGCCCTTCATACCACACCACCCCTTCATACCATCCTACCCCTTCATACCACACCACCCCTTCATACCATCCTACACCTTTGTATAGACCTACCCCTTCTTACCGGCCAAGACCTAATCATTGA